One part of the Streptomyces lydicus genome encodes these proteins:
- a CDS encoding MFS transporter: MPSPYRALFGRPGTRSFSAAGLLGRMPLSMMGIGIVTMVSQLTGRYGLAGALSATLALSAAVLGPQISRLVDRHGQRRVMRPATLVSLAAVAGLLLSAQQRWPDGILFVFAACVGCVPSVGSMVRARWAELYQGSPRELHTAYSWESIVDEMCFIVGPILSIGLSTAWFPEAGPLLAGGFLAAGVFWLTAQRGTEPVPHPREHPTKGSALRSRGLQVLVVTFVATGAIFGAIDVVTVAFAEEEGHKAAASLVLAVYALGSCAAGAVFGLLHLKGHPSRRWVVGVCAMAVSMVPLQFVDSLPLLAVALFVAGLSIAPTMVTTMALVEEHVPRAQLTEGMTWTSTGLAVGVALGSSAAGWVVDASGAARGYLVPVAAGVLAALVAFAGYRKLRPQPTLPMTARPAVTDLPEPGAVAAERQGEQSVA, translated from the coding sequence TTGCCCAGTCCCTACCGCGCCCTTTTCGGCCGCCCCGGTACCAGGTCGTTCTCCGCCGCCGGGCTCCTGGGCCGGATGCCGCTGTCGATGATGGGCATCGGCATCGTCACGATGGTCTCCCAGCTGACCGGGCGCTACGGGCTCGCCGGCGCGCTGTCGGCGACCCTCGCGCTGTCCGCGGCGGTGCTCGGCCCGCAGATATCCCGGCTGGTGGACCGGCACGGTCAGCGCCGGGTGATGCGCCCGGCGACGCTGGTCTCGCTCGCCGCGGTCGCCGGCCTGCTGCTGAGCGCGCAACAGCGGTGGCCGGACGGGATCCTCTTCGTCTTCGCGGCCTGTGTGGGGTGCGTGCCGAGCGTCGGCTCGATGGTCCGGGCCCGCTGGGCGGAGCTCTACCAGGGCTCCCCCCGTGAGCTGCACACGGCCTACTCGTGGGAGTCGATCGTCGACGAGATGTGCTTCATCGTCGGCCCGATCCTGTCGATCGGCCTGTCCACCGCGTGGTTCCCCGAGGCCGGACCGCTGCTGGCCGGCGGTTTCCTGGCGGCGGGCGTCTTCTGGCTGACGGCACAGCGCGGCACCGAGCCGGTGCCGCACCCGCGTGAGCACCCCACCAAGGGTTCGGCGCTGCGCTCGCGGGGGCTGCAGGTGCTGGTGGTGACGTTCGTGGCGACCGGCGCGATCTTCGGGGCGATCGACGTGGTGACGGTGGCCTTCGCGGAGGAGGAGGGGCACAAGGCCGCGGCCAGTCTGGTGCTGGCGGTCTACGCGCTCGGCTCGTGTGCGGCCGGTGCCGTCTTCGGGCTGCTGCACCTCAAGGGCCACCCGTCGCGCCGCTGGGTGGTGGGGGTCTGCGCGATGGCGGTGAGCATGGTGCCGCTCCAGTTCGTGGACTCGCTGCCGCTGCTGGCGGTCGCGCTCTTCGTCGCGGGCCTGTCCATCGCCCCGACGATGGTGACCACGATGGCGCTGGTCGAGGAGCACGTCCCGCGGGCGCAGCTGACCGAGGGGATGACCTGGACCAGCACCGGGCTGGCGGTGGGCGTCGCGCTGGGCTCGTCGGCCGCCGGCTGGGTGGTGGACGCCTCGGGCGCCGCCCGGGGCTACCTCGTCCCGGTCGCGGCGGGGGTGCTCGCCGCGCTGGTGGCGTTCGCGGGCTACCGCAAGCTCCGGCCGCAGCCGACGCTCCCGATGACGGCCCGCCCGGCCGTGACGGACCTGCCGGAGCCGGGCGCGGTGGCCGCGGAGCGGCAGGGCGAGCAGAGCGTCGCCTGA
- a CDS encoding ferrochelatase, which yields MPEQRDPSPYDALLLLSFGGPEGPDDVVPFLENVTRGRGIPRERLKEVGRHYFLFGGVSPINAQNRELLDALRKDFAENGLELPVYWGNRNWAPYLTDTLRTMVNDGHRRIAVLATSAYASYSGCRQYRENLADALSALRAEGLPVPQVDKLRHYFNHPGFLRPMIDGVLASLAELPAEARDGAHLAFTTHSIPTAAADTSGTPADHTEGGTGGAYVAQHLDVARVIVDAVREETGVDHPWQLVYQSRSGAPHIPWLEPDICDHLEERHAAGVPAVVMAPIGFVSDHMEVKYDLDTEATAKAAELGLPVVRSATVGADPRFAAAVRELLLERAAAERGRAPERCALGALGASHDLCPVGCCPARAPRAAAAGADWRGPAADAPA from the coding sequence ATGCCCGAACAGCGCGATCCCAGCCCCTATGACGCCCTGCTGCTGCTCTCCTTCGGCGGTCCCGAAGGCCCCGACGACGTCGTGCCGTTCCTGGAGAACGTCACCCGCGGCCGCGGCATCCCCCGCGAGCGCCTCAAGGAGGTGGGCCGGCACTACTTCCTGTTCGGCGGCGTGAGCCCGATCAACGCCCAGAACCGTGAGCTGCTGGACGCGCTGCGCAAGGACTTCGCCGAGAACGGCCTGGAGCTGCCCGTCTACTGGGGCAACCGCAACTGGGCGCCGTACCTGACCGACACCCTGCGCACGATGGTGAACGACGGCCACCGCCGCATCGCCGTCCTCGCGACCAGCGCCTACGCCTCGTACTCGGGCTGCCGCCAGTACCGCGAGAACCTCGCCGACGCGCTCTCCGCGCTCCGGGCCGAGGGGCTGCCGGTGCCGCAGGTCGACAAGTTGCGGCACTACTTCAACCACCCCGGCTTCCTGCGTCCGATGATCGACGGCGTACTGGCCTCGCTGGCCGAACTGCCCGCGGAGGCCCGGGACGGCGCCCACCTCGCCTTCACCACGCACTCCATCCCCACCGCCGCGGCCGACACCTCGGGCACCCCCGCGGACCACACCGAGGGCGGTACGGGCGGCGCCTACGTCGCCCAGCACCTCGACGTGGCGCGCGTGATCGTCGACGCCGTCCGCGAGGAGACCGGCGTGGACCACCCCTGGCAGCTCGTCTACCAGTCCCGCAGCGGTGCCCCGCACATCCCCTGGCTGGAGCCGGACATCTGCGACCACCTGGAGGAGCGGCACGCCGCGGGCGTCCCCGCCGTCGTCATGGCCCCCATCGGCTTCGTCTCGGACCACATGGAGGTCAAGTACGACCTCGACACCGAGGCCACCGCCAAGGCCGCCGAGCTGGGCCTGCCGGTCGTCCGGTCGGCCACCGTGGGCGCCGACCCCCGGTTCGCCGCGGCCGTCCGCGAACTCCTGCTGGAGCGCGCGGCCGCCGAGCGGGGCCGCGCCCCGGAGCGCTGCGCGCTGGGTGCCCTCGGCGCGAGCCACGACCTGTGCCCGGTGGGCTGCTGCCCGGCGCGTGCCCCGCGGGCGGCCGCCGCCGGAGCCGACTGGCGCGGCCCGGCCGCCGATGCCCCCGCCTGA
- a CDS encoding D-arabinono-1,4-lactone oxidase has protein sequence MAVSNAVRGPGGRGSTTGPWRNWAGNVTARPARSVAPSNTEELVAAVRAAAEDGLTVKAAGTGHSFTPAAATDGLLIRPERLTGVRAVDREAGTVTAAAGTPLKHLNETLAAHGLSLTNMGDIMEQTVSGAAGTGTHGTGRDSASVAAQITALELVTADGSVLSCSADENPDVFAAARLGLGALGVISELTFAVEPEFLLTAREEPMGFDEVTDRFDELVTENEHFEFYWFPHTGNCNTKRNNRSQGPAAPPGRVSAWIEDELLSNGVFQVACAVGRAMPAAIPGIAKVSSRALSARTYTDIPYKVFTSPRRVRFVEMEYALPRAAAAAALGELKALVERSDFRISFPVEVRTAPADDLVLSTASGRDTVYLAVHMYRGTPYEAYFAAAERIMTAHEGRPHWGKLHTRDAEYLAEVYPRFGEFTAVRDRLDPERRFSNAYLRRVLGD, from the coding sequence ATGGCAGTCAGCAACGCCGTCCGGGGCCCGGGAGGGCGCGGCTCGACCACCGGGCCGTGGCGCAACTGGGCGGGCAACGTCACCGCCCGCCCCGCCCGGAGCGTGGCCCCTTCGAACACCGAAGAACTGGTCGCCGCGGTCCGTGCGGCAGCCGAGGACGGCCTGACGGTGAAGGCCGCCGGCACCGGCCACTCGTTCACCCCGGCCGCCGCCACCGACGGGCTGCTGATCCGTCCCGAGCGGCTGACCGGCGTCCGCGCCGTCGACCGCGAGGCCGGCACGGTGACCGCCGCCGCCGGCACGCCCCTCAAGCACCTCAACGAGACCCTGGCCGCGCACGGGCTGTCGCTGACCAACATGGGCGACATCATGGAGCAGACCGTCTCGGGTGCGGCCGGCACCGGCACGCACGGCACCGGCCGCGACTCCGCCTCCGTCGCCGCCCAGATCACCGCCCTCGAACTGGTCACCGCCGACGGTTCGGTGCTGTCCTGCTCGGCCGACGAGAACCCGGACGTCTTCGCGGCGGCGCGGCTCGGCCTGGGCGCGCTGGGCGTGATCAGTGAGCTCACCTTCGCCGTGGAGCCGGAGTTCCTGCTGACCGCGCGCGAGGAGCCGATGGGCTTCGACGAGGTGACGGACCGGTTCGACGAGCTGGTCACGGAGAACGAGCACTTCGAGTTCTACTGGTTCCCGCACACCGGCAACTGCAACACCAAGCGCAACAACCGCAGCCAGGGCCCCGCGGCGCCGCCCGGCCGGGTCAGCGCCTGGATCGAGGACGAGCTGCTGTCCAACGGCGTGTTCCAGGTCGCCTGCGCCGTCGGGCGGGCGATGCCGGCGGCCATACCGGGCATCGCCAAGGTCTCCAGCCGCGCGCTGTCGGCCCGTACGTACACCGACATCCCCTACAAGGTGTTCACCTCGCCGCGGCGGGTGCGGTTCGTGGAGATGGAGTACGCGCTGCCCCGCGCGGCCGCGGCCGCCGCGCTGGGTGAGCTGAAGGCGCTGGTGGAGCGCTCGGACTTCCGCATCAGCTTCCCCGTGGAGGTGCGCACCGCACCCGCCGACGACCTGGTGCTGTCCACCGCTTCCGGCCGGGACACCGTCTACCTCGCCGTCCACATGTACCGGGGGACGCCGTACGAGGCGTACTTCGCGGCCGCCGAGAGGATCATGACGGCGCACGAGGGGCGTCCGCACTGGGGGAAGCTGCACACCCGCGACGCCGAGTACCTCGCCGAGGTCTATCCGCGGTTCGGCGAGTTCACCGCGGTGCGCGACCGGCTGGACCCGGAGCGCCGGTTCTCCAACGCGTATCTGCGGCGGGTCCTGGGGGACTGA